A genomic window from Streptomyces sp. NBC_00234 includes:
- a CDS encoding tetratricopeptide repeat protein: MQEGSRDESGVGDGTGRLREAAETGDAEAMLRYGLYLGTHNDQAGGERWLRLAAEMRQPDATAALGVLLHEWGRHTEAEALLREAAGGGHVRAMEMVGYLLRLRGEHTESDRWYRRSAEGGNPHAMAVLGELSQKRGAEPEAENWFRRAAEAGLDDAAYSLGELLYRRGDVNESARWARRAADGGSTAAMNALAALSLEQGDREAAKSWYRKSARAGDDEGARRLVEMLSRAELAAELDAWMTERAQKGDVKAMLALGRSSEREGDVRAAQEWYEKAAETGHLGAMARLANLLERQGRSRQARAWARRAAEAASQPPGEGHGR, encoded by the coding sequence ATGCAGGAGGGTTCGAGGGACGAGAGCGGGGTCGGCGACGGAACCGGTCGCCTCCGTGAGGCCGCCGAGACGGGGGACGCCGAGGCGATGCTCCGGTACGGCCTGTACCTCGGTACGCACAACGACCAGGCCGGCGGTGAACGGTGGCTGCGCCTGGCGGCCGAGATGAGGCAGCCCGATGCGACCGCCGCGCTCGGGGTGCTGCTTCACGAGTGGGGACGACACACCGAGGCCGAGGCGCTGCTGCGTGAGGCCGCCGGTGGCGGGCACGTGCGCGCGATGGAGATGGTCGGGTATCTCCTGCGGCTGCGCGGGGAGCACACCGAGTCCGATCGCTGGTACCGGCGTTCGGCAGAGGGCGGAAACCCGCACGCGATGGCCGTCCTCGGTGAACTGAGTCAGAAGCGGGGCGCCGAGCCCGAGGCCGAGAACTGGTTCCGCCGGGCCGCCGAGGCGGGTCTCGACGACGCGGCTTACTCCCTCGGGGAGTTGCTGTACCGCCGGGGTGACGTCAACGAGTCCGCACGGTGGGCCCGGCGGGCGGCGGACGGGGGTTCCACCGCCGCGATGAACGCCCTGGCCGCCCTGTCGCTGGAACAGGGCGACCGGGAAGCGGCGAAGTCCTGGTACCGCAAGTCGGCCAGGGCCGGCGACGACGAGGGCGCCCGCCGGCTCGTGGAAATGCTCAGCCGCGCCGAGCTGGCCGCCGAACTCGACGCATGGATGACCGAGCGCGCCCAGAAAGGGGACGTCAAGGCGATGCTCGCGCTGGGGCGTTCCAGTGAGCGGGAGGGTGATGTGCGAGCGGCGCAGGAGTGGTACGAGAAGGCCGCCGAGACCGGGCACCTCGGCGCGATGGCCCGGCTGGCGAATCTCCTGGAGCGGCAGGGGCGTTCCCGCCAGGCGCGGGCGTGGGCCCGAAGGGCCGCGGAGGCGGCGTCGCAGCCGCCCGGCGAAGGCCACGGCCGGTAG
- a CDS encoding transglycosylase SLT domain-containing protein: protein MLASSIALIPLVAQDSPAEAADATTNVLFSAPKKALGDGFEESDDVVVSGTGDSDGFHVVTAAEREGYTFHEVASLQRKDIDAGPWTGYLCTTGSGRYAAAVYMPALWVNKPGATYRGAFAAVIRLSDGKVTEIAQGVQLSYHSPGCGDDDRVLFASSTATDSNAGTTTVIEADAATGKATANRKVTGQLAHLLPTPSGDYGVLNGNLVKLTGQGKTTRAQKQTALPGPVFELIPSADGALDLGVVKDRKSVINRWHGGKLTTLGSGEVGKLKLFPRKGGSLVVGDVAGVDTSHAPGLKAQPFTGRPASVSREGHLITTSMVSDELKGVTAPEGTPEAEATGDGQAAGLIRIQATATRTGTKSTIAFDADTTRVKPGTANAPAMDPVAFTTSDTTKTAGPATAIGAAAEPRDDVEPLNCGEGSKESFCLSSTGAEVFVRDGEVKGYDIPCTVKRNNPKRQALQPSANQVEWAVDQAVHGRLTLQRPASWHDTGLPAYSPQGLFPKPTLTGGGDIPAQVVLGILAQESNFKQASWHSMNGAAGNVLQADWFGNGASIHHYPNSSKSDCGYGIAQVTTGMANDDTPPFDTTRAGAIATDYATNISAGMQILAEKWNQLKALGMEANSGDPQYIENWYMALWGYNSGVYTDSSEPRGLGYFNNPANPEYPADRTPFLRESYDDASHPADWPYQEKVLGWAETPHKTWNWEESYEKPDFPGLINFEQMNLPGNYFTFCSPTVNNCTPQAADPCPAWNDTCRWAGSASWLGSAQDTGNSSVETLKYALGSAEPALIAKYPSGPCMTTPDGTPGTMIIDDLNGREDVYGCGDYEAASDGKFTLQYGDSLLTYRDDLATWRATPAIAQIDVHQLGAGYNGHVFFTHSYPESDFFHKVTGRWTLNPSNLPVADQAGKRYNVWIHLPNHGAEAVVRYTVHPGPNAEGLGPDTCRVGQANQSQGKDTWFKLGSMRFWKGGRIEMDNEHDAGTGDANVAFDAVALVPAANPDAGNCKFGY from the coding sequence GTGCTGGCCTCCTCGATTGCCCTGATCCCGCTCGTGGCCCAGGACAGCCCCGCCGAGGCAGCGGACGCCACGACGAACGTTCTCTTCTCCGCGCCTAAGAAGGCCCTTGGCGACGGATTCGAGGAGTCCGACGACGTCGTCGTCAGCGGGACCGGCGACTCCGACGGCTTCCACGTCGTGACCGCCGCAGAGCGGGAGGGGTACACCTTCCACGAGGTCGCCTCCCTGCAGCGCAAGGACATCGACGCCGGCCCTTGGACAGGGTATCTGTGCACCACCGGCTCAGGCCGGTACGCGGCGGCCGTCTACATGCCGGCACTGTGGGTCAATAAACCGGGCGCTACCTACCGCGGGGCGTTCGCCGCTGTCATACGGCTCAGCGACGGCAAGGTCACCGAGATCGCCCAAGGCGTGCAGCTCTCCTACCACTCGCCGGGCTGTGGCGACGACGACCGGGTGCTGTTCGCCAGCAGTACGGCCACTGACAGCAATGCCGGGACGACCACGGTCATCGAAGCGGACGCTGCGACGGGCAAAGCCACTGCCAACCGGAAGGTCACCGGACAACTCGCACACCTGCTGCCCACCCCGAGCGGCGACTACGGAGTGCTTAACGGCAACCTGGTGAAGTTGACCGGCCAGGGCAAGACCACACGGGCGCAGAAGCAAACCGCGCTGCCTGGGCCGGTCTTCGAACTGATCCCCTCCGCCGACGGCGCCCTCGACCTCGGCGTCGTGAAAGACCGCAAGAGCGTCATCAACCGCTGGCACGGCGGGAAACTCACCACGCTCGGTTCCGGAGAGGTTGGCAAACTCAAGCTGTTCCCCCGTAAGGGCGGCTCTCTCGTAGTCGGCGACGTGGCCGGCGTCGACACCTCGCACGCACCCGGCCTCAAAGCCCAGCCCTTCACCGGACGCCCCGCGAGTGTGTCACGTGAGGGCCACCTGATCACCACGTCGATGGTCTCGGACGAACTGAAGGGCGTCACAGCGCCCGAAGGCACACCGGAAGCGGAGGCCACCGGCGACGGCCAGGCCGCTGGGCTGATACGAATCCAGGCGACGGCCACCCGCACGGGCACCAAGTCCACGATCGCCTTCGATGCCGACACCACGCGGGTGAAGCCGGGCACGGCAAACGCCCCCGCAATGGATCCCGTCGCCTTCACCACCTCCGACACCACCAAGACCGCAGGTCCGGCGACGGCAATCGGTGCGGCCGCAGAGCCGAGGGACGATGTGGAGCCCCTCAACTGCGGAGAGGGATCCAAGGAGTCGTTCTGTCTCTCCAGCACCGGTGCCGAGGTCTTCGTCCGCGACGGCGAGGTGAAAGGCTACGACATTCCTTGCACCGTCAAGCGGAACAATCCCAAGCGGCAGGCGCTCCAACCGAGTGCCAACCAGGTCGAGTGGGCGGTCGACCAAGCCGTGCACGGCCGGCTCACCCTGCAGCGGCCGGCCAGCTGGCACGACACCGGTCTGCCTGCGTACAGCCCACAGGGACTCTTCCCCAAGCCGACGCTCACTGGCGGCGGTGACATCCCGGCCCAGGTGGTCCTCGGCATCCTCGCCCAGGAGTCCAACTTCAAGCAGGCTTCCTGGCACTCGATGAACGGCGCGGCCGGCAACGTCCTGCAGGCGGACTGGTTCGGCAACGGAGCCAGCATCCACCACTACCCGAACAGCTCCAAGTCAGACTGCGGTTACGGCATCGCCCAGGTCACCACCGGCATGGCCAACGACGATACCCCGCCGTTCGACACCACGCGGGCCGGCGCCATCGCCACCGACTACGCGACGAACATCTCGGCCGGCATGCAGATCCTCGCCGAGAAGTGGAACCAGCTCAAGGCACTGGGCATGGAGGCCAACAGCGGCGATCCCCAGTACATCGAGAACTGGTACATGGCGCTTTGGGGCTACAACAGCGGTGTCTACACCGATTCGAGCGAGCCCCGCGGCCTCGGTTACTTCAACAACCCGGCCAACCCGGAGTACCCGGCAGACCGCACGCCGTTCCTGCGGGAGAGCTACGACGACGCTTCCCACCCTGCAGACTGGCCGTACCAGGAAAAGGTCCTCGGCTGGGCGGAGACCCCGCACAAGACGTGGAACTGGGAGGAGTCCTACGAGAAGCCGGACTTCCCGGGGCTGATCAACTTCGAACAGATGAACCTGCCGGGCAATTACTTCACCTTCTGCTCACCCACGGTGAACAACTGCACGCCGCAAGCAGCCGATCCCTGCCCTGCCTGGAACGACACCTGTCGCTGGGCCGGCAGTGCATCGTGGCTCGGCAGTGCTCAGGACACCGGCAACTCGTCCGTGGAAACGCTGAAGTACGCACTTGGCTCGGCTGAACCCGCGCTCATCGCCAAGTATCCGTCGGGTCCCTGCATGACGACGCCCGACGGCACCCCCGGCACGATGATCATCGACGACCTCAATGGCCGTGAGGACGTCTACGGCTGCGGGGACTACGAGGCCGCCTCGGACGGCAAGTTCACCCTTCAGTACGGGGACAGCCTCCTCACGTACCGCGATGACCTTGCGACGTGGCGAGCCACCCCGGCCATTGCGCAAATCGACGTCCACCAGCTGGGCGCTGGCTACAACGGCCACGTCTTCTTCACGCACTCCTACCCCGAGAGCGATTTCTTCCACAAGGTCACGGGACGGTGGACACTGAACCCGTCGAACCTGCCAGTGGCCGATCAAGCGGGCAAGCGGTACAACGTGTGGATTCATTTGCCCAACCACGGCGCAGAGGCGGTTGTGCGCTACACCGTTCACCCCGGCCCCAACGCCGAGGGGCTCGGGCCTGACACCTGCAGGGTCGGTCAGGCGAACCAGAGTCAGGGCAAGGACACGTGGTTCAAACTGGGCTCGATGAGGTTCTGGAAGGGCGGTCGCATAGAGATGGACAACGAGCACGACGCAGGCACGGGTGATGCCAACGTGGCGTTCGACGCCGTGGCCCTCGTCCCTGCGGCAAATCCCGACGCAGGTAACTGCAAGTTCGGATACTGA
- a CDS encoding HAD family hydrolase, with the protein MSAAASVRLVSLDVGYTLGEPSGTTLTQRLVELSPLPVRQAKRIAQQIPHALDPDSDVTGPQTVCAALGIAPAAFPHGHRPPGFELWPGAGRVVGQIAHVVPVVTLSNVSHWDERAADIAGLLAPHLQAHHPSWRLGFAKPDPRAVQTVARLHGRDPAEVLHVGDSFD; encoded by the coding sequence GTGAGCGCGGCAGCCTCGGTGCGGTTGGTGAGCCTCGATGTCGGATACACCCTGGGAGAGCCGTCCGGGACGACGCTGACACAGCGACTGGTTGAACTGTCCCCGCTGCCGGTCCGGCAGGCGAAGCGGATCGCCCAGCAGATCCCGCACGCCCTGGACCCGGACAGCGATGTGACGGGGCCGCAGACGGTATGCGCCGCCCTGGGGATCGCACCGGCCGCATTCCCCCACGGCCACCGCCCGCCCGGCTTCGAACTGTGGCCCGGCGCGGGAAGGGTGGTGGGCCAGATCGCCCATGTCGTGCCGGTGGTCACCCTGTCGAACGTGAGCCACTGGGACGAACGAGCGGCCGATATCGCCGGGCTCCTGGCGCCCCACCTCCAAGCTCACCACCCTTCGTGGCGGCTCGGGTTCGCCAAGCCCGACCCGCGCGCCGTGCAAACTGTCGCGCGACTGCATGGCCGTGACCCCGCGGAGGTACTGCATGTCGGCGACAGCTTCGACTAG
- a CDS encoding ABC transporter ATP-binding protein, translating to MLSPALGNIGIQYIAPLIVAKLVGHIADGGGTGLGAMMPYLLGFAAVLLLAEALWRVGLHFLNRVDARGIEHLYVIGMDELFAKDATFFHDNFAGSLTKRVLSFASRFEECVDTLTFSVVGSLVPLLFGSVVLWSYDPLLVVGLLAMIALTALCVTPLIRRRQALVDQREEAIAQVSGHVADSLMNMDTVRAFGAEGPEAAEHRSRVAESRRLTLRSWDYGNLRIDTLVAPMSVLTNVLGLLLAVTLGGGGHGVEAVVVAFTYYTNATRIMFEFNQIYRRLESSMTEAGQFTELLLAQPTVLDPVAPQPLLSEAADVRFEQVTFAHTGGKPLFERLDLEVSSGAKIGLVGRSGGGKTTLSRLLLRMTDIDSGRILVGGQDISTLRQADLRSLFAYVPQDPAMFHRTLRDNIAFARPDATDAEIRRAAEAAHVTEFADALADGFDTMVGERGVKLSGGQRQRVALARAILRDAPILLLDEATSALDSESEVLVQKALWHLMEGRTALVVAHRLSTVATMDRLVVLDRGRIVEQGTHQQLLAADGAYAKLWQHQSGGFLDDAPSQADLR from the coding sequence ATGCTGTCGCCGGCACTGGGCAATATCGGCATCCAGTACATCGCGCCGCTGATCGTCGCCAAGCTCGTCGGCCACATCGCGGACGGCGGCGGGACCGGCCTCGGCGCCATGATGCCCTACCTGCTCGGCTTCGCCGCAGTGCTGCTGCTCGCCGAGGCACTGTGGCGCGTGGGTCTCCACTTCCTCAACCGCGTGGACGCCCGGGGCATCGAGCACCTCTACGTGATCGGCATGGACGAGCTGTTCGCCAAGGACGCCACCTTCTTCCACGACAACTTCGCGGGGTCCTTGACCAAGCGGGTCCTGAGCTTCGCCTCACGCTTCGAGGAATGCGTCGACACCCTGACCTTCTCGGTCGTGGGCAGCCTGGTGCCGCTGCTGTTCGGGTCGGTCGTCCTGTGGAGTTACGATCCGCTGCTCGTCGTGGGACTCCTGGCGATGATCGCACTGACCGCGCTGTGCGTGACCCCGCTCATCCGGCGCAGGCAGGCACTTGTCGACCAGCGTGAGGAGGCCATCGCCCAGGTGTCGGGTCATGTCGCCGACAGCCTGATGAACATGGATACGGTCCGGGCCTTCGGCGCCGAGGGCCCCGAGGCCGCCGAACACCGTTCCAGGGTCGCGGAGTCACGGCGGCTCACCTTGCGGTCGTGGGACTACGGGAACCTGCGCATCGACACGCTCGTCGCTCCGATGTCGGTGCTGACCAATGTCCTGGGCCTGCTGCTCGCGGTGACGCTCGGCGGCGGCGGACACGGTGTGGAGGCGGTCGTCGTGGCCTTCACGTACTACACCAACGCGACACGGATCATGTTCGAGTTCAACCAGATCTACCGCCGTCTGGAGAGCTCGATGACAGAGGCCGGGCAGTTCACCGAGCTTCTGCTGGCGCAACCGACCGTCCTCGACCCGGTGGCACCGCAACCCCTGCTGTCCGAGGCCGCCGATGTCCGCTTCGAACAGGTGACGTTCGCCCACACCGGTGGGAAGCCGCTCTTCGAACGCCTCGACCTCGAGGTGAGCAGCGGTGCGAAGATCGGGCTCGTCGGCAGGTCCGGCGGTGGCAAGACCACGCTCAGCCGGCTGCTGCTGCGCATGACGGACATCGACAGCGGCCGGATCCTGGTCGGCGGGCAGGACATCAGCACCCTGCGTCAGGCGGATCTGCGCAGTCTGTTCGCCTACGTTCCGCAGGACCCGGCGATGTTCCACCGCACGCTGCGCGACAACATCGCGTTCGCGCGCCCGGACGCCACCGACGCCGAGATCCGCCGCGCCGCCGAGGCGGCCCACGTCACGGAGTTCGCGGACGCGCTGGCGGACGGCTTCGACACCATGGTGGGCGAGCGGGGCGTGAAGCTGTCGGGCGGACAGCGCCAGCGGGTCGCCCTCGCCCGCGCGATCCTGCGGGACGCACCGATCCTCCTGCTCGACGAGGCGACCAGCGCCCTGGACTCCGAGAGCGAAGTCCTGGTCCAGAAGGCGCTGTGGCACCTGATGGAGGGCCGAACGGCGCTGGTGGTGGCGCACCGGCTCAGCACGGTCGCCACCATGGACCGGCTCGTCGTCCTCGACCGGGGGCGGATCGTCGAGCAGGGCACGCATCAGCAGTTGCTCGCGGCGGACGGCGCTTACGCGAAGCTGTGGCAGCACCAGTCGGGCGGCTTCCTGGACGACGCCCCCTCACAGGCCGACCTCAGGTGA
- a CDS encoding N,N-dimethylformamidase beta subunit family domain-containing protein, with translation MRFGVTAGDGGPLTGHVVVTDVVSERPMTRVPVHGTGWTLDVPPHWPSSLYVARFHDDRPETPAPERDAEHEVWFVVRAARPAATSSVLVSVPFATWRAYHRAGQPGRSIYYAEEPGRAARVSLTEPGGGPPPERWEEPLLRWLPEAGYPVEFCSGFDLHDGDELLCAYRLLVINGHDEYWSAGMRDSVETFVRKGGNLAVFAGNTAWWQIRLEDGGRTMVCHRDAAADPVTAVDPRLTTVEWSSSPVDRPENSMTGVSFRNGAGAWGEGMAVMGRDAYTVRFADHWVFEGTGLADGDAFARGALGYETDAAELDWSAGVPRATGRDGTPRSFAVLATADLRHWRAYGQGGWATMGVFRLGAGTVFNAATINWGRALPDPVVDRITRNVLDRLGGTSPRSAWQTVGPAPRLRALAACEGLLFAVAEDGRTLLHREPSDQNVPWVPCPPAPGAEPEIRCLTAPREACRPVPLALLAVGTDDHLLVRAPVPGPAPWTPAGKVPAGTTALAMCDNTLFAVTPHDDTLHHRPALHPEAPWTALGPAGKAASLTVLNARLYAAGPDGLLTRPPVTTDVPFTLAGPFPEARALASYAGRLLAATSDDLLVSHPPA, from the coding sequence ATGCGTTTCGGCGTGACCGCCGGCGACGGCGGCCCGCTGACCGGTCACGTCGTCGTCACCGACGTCGTCTCCGAGCGCCCGATGACGCGCGTACCCGTTCACGGGACCGGCTGGACGCTCGACGTCCCGCCCCACTGGCCCAGTTCCCTGTACGTGGCCCGTTTCCACGACGACCGGCCCGAGACACCGGCGCCGGAGCGCGACGCCGAACACGAGGTGTGGTTCGTCGTCCGCGCGGCACGCCCGGCGGCGACCTCGTCCGTGCTCGTCTCCGTTCCCTTCGCCACCTGGCGCGCCTACCACCGTGCGGGACAGCCGGGCCGCAGCATCTACTACGCGGAGGAGCCGGGCCGCGCCGCACGGGTGTCCCTCACCGAACCCGGGGGCGGGCCGCCGCCCGAGCGCTGGGAGGAACCTCTGCTGCGCTGGCTCCCGGAAGCCGGGTACCCGGTGGAGTTCTGCTCCGGCTTCGATCTGCACGACGGCGACGAACTCCTCTGCGCCTACCGGCTGCTGGTGATCAACGGGCACGACGAGTACTGGTCGGCCGGGATGCGAGACAGCGTCGAGACCTTCGTCCGCAAGGGCGGCAATCTGGCGGTCTTCGCGGGCAACACGGCCTGGTGGCAGATCCGCCTGGAGGACGGGGGCCGCACGATGGTCTGTCACCGCGACGCCGCCGCCGACCCCGTCACCGCCGTGGACCCGCGCCTCACCACCGTCGAATGGTCCAGTTCTCCCGTCGACCGTCCCGAGAACTCCATGACCGGGGTGAGCTTCCGCAACGGCGCCGGCGCGTGGGGCGAGGGCATGGCCGTGATGGGACGCGATGCCTATACGGTCCGGTTCGCCGACCACTGGGTCTTCGAGGGCACCGGGCTCGCCGACGGCGACGCGTTCGCCCGGGGCGCGCTCGGGTACGAGACGGACGCCGCCGAACTCGACTGGTCGGCCGGCGTGCCCCGGGCCACGGGCCGTGACGGCACCCCGCGCTCCTTCGCCGTCCTCGCCACCGCGGACCTGCGGCACTGGCGTGCGTACGGACAGGGCGGCTGGGCCACCATGGGCGTCTTCCGCCTGGGCGCCGGCACGGTCTTCAACGCGGCCACCATCAACTGGGGCCGGGCACTGCCCGATCCGGTCGTGGACCGGATCACCCGCAACGTCCTCGACCGCCTCGGTGGTACGTCGCCCCGGTCCGCCTGGCAGACCGTCGGGCCGGCGCCGCGTCTGCGGGCGCTCGCCGCCTGCGAGGGCCTGCTCTTCGCCGTGGCCGAGGACGGCAGGACCCTGCTGCACCGCGAGCCGTCCGACCAGAACGTGCCGTGGGTCCCGTGTCCGCCCGCGCCGGGAGCCGAGCCGGAGATCCGGTGTCTGACGGCGCCGCGCGAGGCGTGCCGGCCCGTGCCCCTGGCCCTCCTCGCCGTCGGCACGGACGACCACCTGCTCGTGCGCGCCCCGGTGCCCGGGCCGGCTCCCTGGACCCCGGCGGGAAAGGTCCCTGCCGGGACGACCGCCCTGGCCATGTGCGACAACACGCTCTTCGCGGTGACCCCGCACGACGACACCCTGCACCATCGGCCGGCCCTGCACCCCGAGGCGCCGTGGACAGCGCTGGGACCGGCGGGCAAAGCAGCCTCCCTGACCGTGCTCAACGCCCGTCTGTACGCCGCAGGTCCGGACGGACTGCTCACGCGCCCGCCGGTCACGACCGACGTCCCCTTCACCCTCGCCGGCCCCTTCCCGGAGGCCAGGGCTCTCGCCTCGTACGCGGGGCGGCTGCTCGCGGCGACCTCCGACGACCTCCTCGTCAGCCATCCGCCGGCGTGA
- a CDS encoding DUF2690 domain-containing protein, with the protein MGAALVLLCLSPTLAATSAAAAETAGCTRSGCTGKDPIVMGCDADAQVIEQINQGNDIELKLVWSPACQATWAKVSVNPLYQQPVYAALWQTPTLGGFAAPRPTPSITTSNPSGVSPMGDWKMTSKACWNSRNDNWEPEPLLYEEGGKVIPTALINGDCTDWI; encoded by the coding sequence GTGGGAGCAGCACTGGTGCTCCTCTGTTTGTCTCCGACGCTGGCGGCGACCTCGGCCGCGGCCGCGGAGACCGCTGGGTGCACCCGGTCGGGCTGTACGGGCAAGGACCCGATTGTCATGGGCTGCGACGCCGACGCCCAGGTCATCGAACAGATCAACCAGGGCAATGACATAGAACTGAAGCTGGTGTGGTCGCCCGCATGCCAGGCCACGTGGGCGAAGGTGAGCGTCAACCCGCTCTACCAGCAGCCGGTGTACGCGGCGCTGTGGCAGACCCCGACGCTGGGAGGCTTCGCGGCGCCCCGCCCCACCCCCAGCATCACCACGTCCAACCCGAGCGGTGTCTCGCCCATGGGTGACTGGAAGATGACCAGCAAAGCATGCTGGAACAGCCGGAATGACAACTGGGAACCGGAGCCCCTGCTCTATGAAGAGGGCGGCAAGGTAATCCCCACGGCCCTGATCAACGGTGACTGCACGGACTGGATATGA
- a CDS encoding condensation domain-containing protein codes for MTAAAPDTVVPGTAAPGPGRNPADATTTVSFTGGRSGDAPLTWGQRAIWHAIGRTAPNDHYFNIGRVLPLADRGAPVDLPRLTGALAALLVRHEALRTRIVAGDDGDTRQRLYAEGTVEVRVHDEPDPDGSGAAAESLLSSLASRRFDYAREWPVRFGVVRHEGRITHVVLALCHLATDGHGAEVLVRDLRLLARRGSAGPACAETPLDLARHQASPAGRRSGGAALAHWEKGLRQAPPTMFPTPVAAPRTPRFWTGRLVSAALPRAVEALAATHRVSGSTVLLTASAALVAADQGHSVATVMPIAGNRAAQDHRTLVSTLSQDALFVLRMDDVPGPDADFTDLLAGAWPAALAGYRAAAYDPADWDALLDRAAQERGTEVHPYCCFNDMRLAERPATPRKAPHADELAALRRRSVLDFPATQDRVACRYCLHVSGDDSALTVTLTADTAYLPPAAIHAHLRAIEEVVVSSSAGTPPPLAALPGLLATEGSGR; via the coding sequence GTGACGGCGGCGGCGCCGGACACGGTGGTTCCCGGCACGGCGGCACCGGGCCCCGGTCGGAACCCGGCGGACGCGACGACGACGGTCTCGTTCACGGGCGGCCGCTCCGGCGACGCCCCGCTCACCTGGGGCCAGCGCGCGATCTGGCACGCGATCGGCCGCACCGCACCCAACGATCACTACTTCAACATCGGGCGCGTCCTGCCCCTCGCCGACCGGGGTGCGCCCGTCGACCTGCCCCGGCTGACGGGCGCGCTCGCCGCGCTCCTCGTCCGTCACGAGGCGCTGCGCACCCGGATCGTGGCCGGTGACGACGGAGATACCCGTCAACGCCTGTATGCCGAGGGGACGGTGGAGGTCCGCGTCCACGACGAGCCCGACCCGGACGGCAGCGGGGCCGCCGCCGAGAGCCTGTTGTCGTCCCTCGCCTCCCGCCGTTTCGACTACGCGCGCGAGTGGCCCGTACGGTTCGGCGTCGTACGCCACGAAGGCCGGATCACCCACGTCGTGCTGGCGCTGTGCCACCTGGCCACCGACGGGCACGGCGCCGAGGTCCTCGTCCGCGATCTGCGGCTGCTGGCCCGCCGCGGGTCGGCCGGTCCCGCCTGCGCCGAGACCCCTCTGGATCTCGCACGGCACCAGGCGTCCCCGGCCGGCCGCCGCTCCGGCGGGGCCGCGCTCGCCCACTGGGAGAAGGGTCTGCGGCAGGCCCCGCCGACGATGTTCCCCACTCCGGTCGCGGCGCCGCGCACCCCCCGTTTCTGGACGGGCCGCCTGGTCTCCGCCGCCCTCCCCCGGGCCGTCGAGGCGCTGGCCGCCACCCACCGGGTCAGCGGCTCGACCGTGCTCCTCACCGCCTCGGCCGCTCTGGTCGCCGCAGATCAGGGGCACTCCGTGGCGACGGTCATGCCGATCGCCGGCAATCGGGCGGCGCAGGACCACCGCACCCTGGTCAGCACGCTGTCCCAGGACGCGCTGTTCGTTCTGCGCATGGACGATGTCCCGGGTCCGGACGCCGATTTCACCGACCTGCTCGCGGGTGCCTGGCCGGCCGCGCTCGCCGGGTACCGTGCGGCCGCCTACGATCCCGCCGACTGGGACGCCCTGTTGGACCGGGCGGCCCAGGAGCGCGGCACCGAGGTGCACCCGTACTGCTGCTTCAACGACATGCGGCTGGCGGAACGGCCCGCAACCCCCCGTAAGGCGCCGCACGCGGACGAACTCGCCGCGCTCCGCCGCCGCAGCGTGCTCGACTTCCCCGCGACGCAGGACCGCGTCGCCTGCCGGTACTGCCTGCACGTGAGCGGGGACGACAGCGCGCTCACCGTCACCCTCACGGCCGACACCGCCTATCTGCCGCCGGCCGCCATCCACGCGCACCTGCGCGCCATCGAGGAGGTCGTCGTGTCCTCGTCGGCCGGAACCCCGCCTCCGCTCGCGGCGCTGCCCGGACTCCTCGCCACGGAAGGGTCCGGCCGATGA
- a CDS encoding tyrosine-type recombinase/integrase has protein sequence MTKDSRYRAQSGLLPEWDAGIPRKITPHWLRRFFASAGLSKGVPVTDMAEWLGHRDPKITYQTYAHVMPDAPERLRALMDSVFARETELQIPLEFEASSAS, from the coding sequence ATGACAAAGGACAGTCGTTATCGTGCCCAAAGCGGTCTACTCCCAGAGTGGGATGCGGGAATCCCCCGGAAGATCACGCCGCACTGGCTTCGCCGCTTCTTCGCGTCGGCCGGACTCTCCAAAGGCGTTCCCGTAACGGACATGGCTGAGTGGCTGGGGCACCGTGACCCGAAGATTACTTACCAGACCTACGCACACGTCATGCCGGACGCGCCCGAACGTTTGCGGGCGCTGATGGATTCCGTCTTCGCTAGGGAAACGGAGTTGCAAATACCGCTGGAGTTCGAAGCTTCGAGCGCCTCATAA